One window of the Candidatus Zixiibacteriota bacterium genome contains the following:
- a CDS encoding conserved hypothetical protein (Evidence 4 : Unknown function but conserved in other organisms) — protein sequence MNEENKNNHLKIGELPDLRVLHVDSLMFHEDPDEGRLLNLVNRLGAEGILKNPPIVAVADHGRRFIILDGANRVTALKKLKYENIPVQVVHPDDPGLEIRCWHHAVEKLGPDYFLHHISGMTEIRLQKTEPAQAARNSDDSECNPEHARDGYLCQFLFENGETYAAYNGGDLLDQLSHLKKLTDLYLDTGNSDRVSYANFEHLKINYPEFRTLITFRRFCIDEVEKIVLAGRKLPAGITRVLLPKRALGLNIRLEFLKSDLTLDEKNRWLTEMIHKMVLAKAIRFYQEPTFRFDE from the coding sequence TTGAATGAGGAAAACAAAAACAATCACCTGAAAATCGGTGAATTGCCCGATCTAAGGGTCCTTCATGTCGATAGTCTCATGTTCCACGAAGACCCCGATGAGGGGCGGCTCTTAAATTTGGTGAATCGGCTCGGAGCCGAAGGCATCTTAAAGAACCCGCCTATTGTCGCCGTCGCCGATCATGGTCGGCGCTTTATTATCCTCGACGGAGCCAATCGGGTCACCGCCCTGAAAAAATTGAAATATGAAAATATCCCCGTGCAGGTGGTTCATCCCGATGACCCCGGCCTGGAAATCCGTTGCTGGCATCATGCCGTCGAAAAACTCGGGCCGGATTATTTTCTGCATCATATTTCCGGAATGACCGAGATCCGCCTGCAAAAAACCGAACCGGCGCAGGCGGCCCGTAACAGCGATGATTCGGAGTGTAATCCCGAGCACGCCCGCGACGGGTATCTCTGTCAGTTCCTTTTCGAAAACGGCGAGACCTACGCCGCCTATAACGGCGGCGACCTGCTGGATCAATTGAGCCATCTGAAAAAATTGACCGATCTCTATCTCGATACCGGCAACTCCGACCGGGTCAGCTATGCCAATTTCGAGCATTTGAAAATAAACTATCCCGAATTCCGGACCCTGATAACTTTTCGGCGGTTCTGCATCGACGAAGTGGAAAAAATAGTTCTGGCCGGACGCAAACTCCCGGCCGGCATCACGCGGGTCCTTCTGCCCAAACGGGCTTTGGGCCTCAATATCCGGCTCGAATTTTTGAAATCCGATTTGACCCTCGATGAAAAAAACCGCTGGCTGACCGAAATGATTCACAAGATGGTCCTGGCCAAGGCGATCCGGTTCTATCAGGAACCGACTTTTCGTTTCGATGAATGA
- a CDS encoding hypothetical protein (Evidence 5 : Unknown function), whose amino-acid sequence MTFVLFLVYFRRVNYEQLQKPNPE is encoded by the coding sequence TTGACTTTTGTCCTGTTTTTGGTATATTTTCGAAGAGTTAATTATGAGCAATTGCAAAAACCAAATCCTGAATAA
- a CDS encoding exported hypothetical protein (Evidence 5 : Unknown function), with protein MKLNVKELILTLFAVALAGAVFGQEVPAKADFILKAIDEVTWPADKATGTVVITVVGETPLKAALEKDAAKGTPGGKKIEVRFAAPTDDLTGSQVVVIGVKQLTDLAAVLKKLNGQPVLTVSDNGTFAGFGVMIDFLKDKPSNGAPVSYALNKMSMKESGLKPGENIVKMAAKTYG; from the coding sequence ATGAAATTGAATGTAAAAGAACTCATTTTAACCCTGTTTGCGGTGGCGCTGGCGGGAGCGGTTTTCGGCCAGGAGGTTCCGGCCAAGGCCGATTTTATTCTGAAGGCGATTGATGAAGTCACCTGGCCGGCCGACAAAGCCACCGGGACGGTCGTGATAACGGTCGTGGGGGAAACACCTCTTAAAGCGGCTCTTGAAAAGGATGCGGCTAAGGGGACCCCGGGGGGCAAGAAAATAGAAGTACGTTTCGCCGCCCCGACCGACGATTTAACCGGCTCGCAGGTGGTTGTCATAGGTGTCAAGCAATTGACCGATCTGGCCGCGGTGCTGAAGAAACTGAACGGTCAGCCGGTTTTGACGGTAAGTGATAACGGCACTTTTGCCGGTTTCGGCGTGATGATCGACTTTCTCAAGGATAAGCCGAGTAACGGCGCTCCGGTCAGTTATGCCTTAAATAAAATGTCGATGAAGGAATCGGGTCTCAAGCCGGGTGAGAATATCGTGAAGATGGCCGCGAAGACGTACGGATGA
- a CDS encoding hypothetical protein (Evidence 5 : Unknown function): MPCRTDRRRQLHRMRRADDPDDRPGRRYRANLFAARLQRAHVGFERGARSLSDGGLCN; this comes from the coding sequence TTGCCATGCCGAACTGATCGGCGGCGCCAGTTGCACCGAATGCGGCGCGCCGATGATCCCGATGATCGTCCGGGGCGGCGGTATCGTGCAAATCTGTTCGCGGCGCGGCTGCAAAGGGCACATGTTGGATTTGAGCGGGGCGCTCGTTCTCTGAGCGACGGCGGCTTATGCAATTAG
- the trpB gene encoding Tryptophan synthase beta chain 2, with the protein MDTNKILLTEDEIPRAWYNIQADLPTPLAPPLHPGTLKPIGPADLAPLFPMELIKQEVSQERFIEIPEPVRDAYRLWRPTPLHRARRLEKALGTPAKIYFKNESVSQSGSHKPNTAVPQAYYNKMEGVRRLATETGAGQWGSALSFACRIFGLDCTVYMVKVSYNQKPYRRLLMETWGAEVHPSPTNLTDSGCKVLSESPDSPGSLGIAISEAVEDAAKHDDTKYALGSVLSHVLLHQTVVGLETKKQFEKIDESPDIMIGCVGGGSNFSGFVFPFAGDKMKNGGNIRLIAVEPTACPSLTKGLYRYDFGDTVGLTPLVKMHTLGHSFVPAAIHAGGLRYHGDAPLLCHLYDQKVIEAVAVRQKDVFDAAVLFAHTEGILPAPESAHAIRVAVNEALRCKESGEKKTIAFCLSGHGYFDLTAYEKYLTGTLEDADFTEEQVKNIAAGLPKV; encoded by the coding sequence GTGGACACCAATAAAATCCTGTTGACGGAAGATGAAATCCCCCGCGCCTGGTACAACATTCAGGCCGATCTTCCCACCCCTCTGGCACCGCCCCTGCACCCGGGCACCTTGAAACCGATCGGCCCTGCCGACCTGGCGCCGCTCTTCCCGATGGAACTTATCAAGCAGGAGGTCAGTCAGGAGAGATTCATCGAAATACCCGAGCCGGTGCGCGATGCCTATCGTCTCTGGCGCCCCACCCCTCTGCACCGCGCCCGCCGCTTGGAAAAGGCCCTCGGCACTCCGGCCAAAATATATTTCAAAAATGAATCGGTGAGCCAGTCGGGGAGCCACAAACCGAACACCGCCGTCCCGCAGGCATACTACAATAAAATGGAAGGGGTCAGGCGACTGGCCACCGAGACCGGGGCCGGGCAATGGGGAAGCGCCCTCTCTTTTGCCTGCCGCATTTTTGGACTCGATTGTACCGTCTACATGGTCAAAGTAAGTTATAATCAGAAACCATACCGCCGTCTCCTCATGGAAACCTGGGGAGCCGAGGTCCACCCCAGCCCCACCAATCTCACCGACTCCGGCTGCAAAGTCCTCTCGGAATCACCCGATTCCCCCGGCAGTCTGGGGATCGCCATCAGCGAGGCGGTCGAAGATGCCGCCAAACATGATGACACCAAGTACGCCCTCGGGTCGGTCCTGAGCCATGTCCTGCTTCATCAGACCGTGGTCGGCCTGGAGACCAAAAAACAGTTCGAGAAAATCGATGAATCCCCGGATATCATGATCGGGTGCGTCGGCGGCGGAAGCAATTTCTCCGGCTTCGTTTTTCCTTTCGCCGGCGATAAGATGAAAAATGGGGGAAATATCCGCCTTATAGCCGTGGAGCCGACCGCCTGCCCTTCTCTGACCAAAGGGCTTTATCGCTACGATTTCGGCGATACCGTCGGATTGACGCCGCTCGTGAAAATGCACACCCTCGGGCATTCCTTCGTTCCGGCCGCCATCCACGCCGGCGGCCTGCGGTACCATGGCGATGCCCCGCTTCTTTGCCACCTCTATGATCAGAAAGTGATTGAAGCGGTAGCGGTCAGGCAGAAGGATGTTTTCGATGCCGCCGTCCTTTTCGCCCACACCGAGGGAATCCTGCCGGCTCCGGAAAGCGCCCATGCCATTCGCGTCGCCGTCAACGAGGCCCTCCGGTGCAAAGAATCGGGCGAGAAGAAAACTATCGCCTTTTGTCTCAGCGGACACGGCTATTTCGACCTGACCGCCTATGAAAAATATCTCACCGGAACGCTCGAAGATGCCGATTTTACGGAGGAGCAAGTGAAGAATATCGCGGCCGGCCTGCCGAAAGTTTGA
- the adhA gene encoding putative alcohol dehydrogenase AdhA (Evidence 3 : Putative function from multiple computational evidences) has translation MRAMVLKKQRTPLEPVNLPDPVPHDNQILIDIHACGICRTDLHVVDGDLTEPNLPIIPGHQIVGTVIDASKGTGKFKNGDRVGVPWLGGSCGHCHFCASGRENLCDEALYTGYQINGGFAEKCVADERFCFPIPAGYPDLQAAPLFCAGLIGYRALRMTGEARTLGFYGFGAAAHILIQVVRYQGRKVFAFTREGDKAGQEFALKLGAVWAGSSEEGPPEPVEAAIIFAPVGELVPAALKAVAKGGIVVCAGIHMSDIPSFPYSILWMERSIKSVANLTRRDGEEFLSLAPKVPIRTEVHPYPLEKANEALDDLRHGRFTGAAVIVVKNS, from the coding sequence ATGCGGGCGATGGTACTTAAAAAGCAGAGAACCCCCTTGGAGCCAGTGAATCTCCCCGATCCGGTTCCTCACGACAATCAGATATTGATCGATATCCATGCCTGCGGGATCTGCCGGACCGATCTGCATGTGGTCGACGGCGACTTGACCGAGCCGAATCTTCCGATAATACCGGGACATCAGATTGTCGGGACGGTGATTGATGCTTCGAAAGGAACAGGAAAATTCAAAAATGGCGATCGGGTCGGGGTGCCGTGGCTGGGGGGTAGTTGCGGCCATTGCCATTTTTGTGCTTCGGGACGGGAGAACCTGTGCGATGAAGCCCTTTATACCGGGTATCAGATTAACGGCGGGTTTGCGGAAAAATGTGTCGCTGATGAAAGATTTTGTTTTCCGATACCGGCCGGTTATCCCGATTTGCAGGCGGCGCCGCTTTTCTGCGCCGGGCTGATCGGGTACCGCGCTCTGCGGATGACCGGCGAGGCCAGGACGCTTGGCTTTTACGGTTTCGGGGCGGCGGCGCATATTTTGATTCAGGTGGTGCGGTATCAGGGAAGGAAAGTTTTTGCGTTCACCCGGGAAGGGGATAAAGCCGGGCAAGAATTCGCGCTCAAATTGGGCGCAGTCTGGGCGGGAAGTTCCGAAGAGGGGCCGCCGGAACCGGTCGAGGCGGCGATAATTTTCGCCCCGGTCGGCGAACTGGTTCCGGCCGCCTTGAAAGCGGTGGCCAAAGGGGGGATCGTGGTCTGCGCCGGAATTCATATGAGTGATATACCGTCATTTCCGTACTCGATTCTCTGGATGGAGCGGTCGATAAAGTCAGTGGCCAATTTGACCCGCCGTGACGGTGAGGAATTTCTGTCGCTGGCGCCGAAAGTGCCGATCAGGACAGAGGTTCATCCATACCCGCTGGAAAAAGCCAACGAGGCGCTGGATGATTTGCGGCACGGCCGTTTCACCGGCGCGGCGGTGATAGTGGTGAAGAATTCATAG
- a CDS encoding NADH-quinone oxidoreductase, E subunit (modular protein) produces the protein MTSVQDTSGLCSTCNFAPNCVYRQGREGPVQYCEMFAEIIEQHTGTQGGLIATLEEIQARYGYLHPEALKMVAEKSGRSLVDVYGVATFYRAFSLKPRGKHLVSVCLGTACHVRGGPTIARELERQLGISAGQTTPDNEFTLETVNCLGACALGPIVVIDGHYFSKVKTTMVGEILDRARSGLDKIEIITDQRIFPIEVSCARCNHSLMDPRHPIDGHPAIRVTVAFEQKHGWLALSSLYGSYNTASEYEIPPDTDLQFFCPHCHAELIGGASCTECGAPMIPMIVRGGGIVQICSRRGCKGHMLDLSGALVL, from the coding sequence ATGACGTCAGTCCAAGATACTTCCGGTCTCTGCTCGACCTGTAATTTCGCCCCGAATTGCGTTTACAGGCAGGGTCGGGAAGGGCCGGTGCAATATTGTGAAATGTTTGCCGAGATAATCGAACAGCATACCGGCACTCAGGGAGGCTTGATTGCCACCCTGGAGGAGATTCAGGCCCGCTACGGCTATCTTCACCCGGAAGCGCTGAAGATGGTGGCGGAAAAGTCGGGCCGTTCCCTGGTCGATGTTTACGGTGTGGCCACTTTTTACCGGGCCTTCAGTTTGAAACCACGGGGAAAGCATCTCGTTTCGGTTTGTCTCGGCACCGCCTGCCATGTGCGCGGCGGTCCGACAATCGCCCGGGAACTGGAACGGCAACTCGGTATCAGCGCCGGTCAAACAACGCCCGATAATGAATTCACGCTGGAAACGGTCAATTGCCTGGGGGCATGCGCCCTGGGACCGATCGTGGTTATCGACGGTCACTATTTTTCCAAAGTGAAAACGACGATGGTCGGGGAGATTCTGGACCGGGCCCGGAGCGGTCTGGACAAGATCGAGATTATCACCGATCAGAGAATTTTCCCGATCGAAGTGAGTTGCGCCCGGTGCAACCACAGCCTGATGGACCCGCGTCATCCGATCGACGGTCACCCGGCGATACGGGTGACGGTGGCGTTCGAGCAGAAGCACGGCTGGCTGGCGCTTTCCAGTCTGTACGGCAGTTACAATACGGCGTCCGAGTATGAAATTCCGCCCGATACCGATTTGCAGTTTTTCTGTCCGCATTGCCATGCCGAACTGATCGGCGGCGCCAGTTGCACCGAATGCGGCGCGCCGATGATCCCGATGATCGTCCGGGGCGGCGGTATCGTGCAAATCTGTTCGCGGCGCGGCTGCAAAGGGCACATGTTGGATTTGAGCGGGGCGCTCGTTCTCTGA
- a CDS encoding exported hypothetical protein (Evidence 5 : Unknown function) has translation MKALLLFLSLIFLIGCSSSNKSEPVKLTDGAAYFPIADGDTWYFSAFGGRKVVRTVSGDTTINSLTCKRILENDTTQEAWSVDAAGFKTHLLIRDHWFDPPLLIPFNLEQGKPYSFSSTVYFIVNDTTYQSPVEGTLTFDGYVNKTVPAGTFGNVIKLHYLPDDYSEFYGKGVGLLDNGDYVLDSAFIDSVWYK, from the coding sequence ATGAAAGCGCTTCTTTTATTCCTATCGCTGATTTTTCTGATCGGTTGTTCCTCGAGCAACAAATCGGAGCCGGTCAAACTTACCGACGGCGCCGCCTATTTCCCGATTGCCGACGGTGACACCTGGTATTTTTCCGCATTTGGCGGGAGGAAGGTGGTTCGGACGGTTTCCGGTGATACTACCATTAACAGCCTGACGTGCAAGAGAATTCTGGAGAATGACACCACCCAGGAAGCGTGGTCGGTCGATGCCGCCGGATTCAAGACCCATCTTTTAATCCGCGACCACTGGTTCGATCCGCCACTTCTGATTCCGTTCAATCTGGAGCAGGGAAAGCCATATAGTTTCAGTTCGACCGTCTACTTCATTGTAAATGACACCACTTATCAATCACCGGTCGAGGGGACACTTACATTTGACGGTTATGTCAATAAGACCGTCCCGGCGGGGACTTTCGGTAATGTCATAAAGCTGCATTATTTGCCGGACGATTATTCTGAGTTTTACGGCAAAGGGGTGGGGCTTCTCGATAACGGCGATTATGTGCTGGACAGCGCTTTTATAGACAGCGTCTGGTATAAATAA
- a CDS encoding hypothetical protein (Evidence 5 : Unknown function): MRGRESGSAVSGLPHIIYRLRAGSGGGFLTNRPVRKSDKPESSPAPKPEEERPAGLCSVCIHSSTCAYLKSHKEGAIFCEMFEGEDPDSSKGKIDGPAVAFRSAANVADPEKIYQGLCVNCFHRTRCSLATSHGGVWHCEEYQLE; encoded by the coding sequence TTGAGAGGGAGAGAAAGTGGTTCGGCGGTATCAGGACTGCCCCACATTATTTATAGACTGCGGGCCGGATCGGGGGGGGGATTTCTGACTAACCGGCCTGTCAGGAAATCCGACAAACCGGAATCTTCTCCGGCCCCCAAACCGGAAGAGGAAAGACCGGCCGGACTTTGTTCGGTTTGCATTCATTCTTCCACCTGCGCGTATCTCAAATCTCACAAAGAAGGGGCGATTTTCTGCGAAATGTTCGAAGGGGAAGATCCTGATTCCTCGAAGGGGAAAATCGACGGCCCGGCGGTGGCGTTTCGTTCCGCCGCCAATGTTGCCGACCCCGAGAAGATTTATCAGGGCTTATGTGTCAACTGTTTTCATCGCACCCGATGCTCGTTAGCGACATCCCACGGCGGTGTCTGGCACTGCGAGGAGTACCAATTGGAATGA
- a CDS encoding exported hypothetical protein (Evidence 5 : Unknown function), giving the protein MRFKSLLIIIAVILLSASSVTAQDYTLQSLNDKYKALNDDTQIMQLCREYMSKASDINVIRDAQDKFSGINPDSALVFSKKLYDEHPDSAKYAYLYGRLVEGSVEKIDLGKKVVALAPKWPFGYRLVAATYVQSLLGAQKKDPAEDKLKKNLPGDLHYIKDLVKLDSNQVYPYQFVLAYYLYNKSYDSALQTLQRASELKLAWPSPIDYASLYAAMGRYPDAQKAVEAYIDMGISQGQMDPQEKDSYIDQIYTSALQGVHAYKEALDFKLARTASPDSSASYDIACLYALSGDKEKAFEYLTRAGDLKWSEIEQVKGDSDLVSLHSDPRWAKILAVFEANYDAGIGGRKAAALAMITDQEAPLWTLIDDNGNAVSLADLKGKVVVLDFWATWCVYCKMAMPLIDEFTKEKAADNNVRVFAVDVFEKGQNKVHNFYREKGYNMTLLYGNDELPRAYGFRGIPYICVIDKNGRIRYIESGYSPDLKEKLTWWTEDLLKL; this is encoded by the coding sequence ATGCGTTTTAAATCATTATTGATCATTATTGCCGTCATTTTACTTTCGGCAAGTAGTGTGACGGCACAGGATTATACCCTGCAGTCATTGAATGATAAATACAAAGCTCTCAATGATGACACCCAGATTATGCAACTCTGCCGGGAATATATGAGTAAGGCGTCAGATATCAATGTCATCCGTGACGCCCAGGATAAATTTTCCGGTATCAATCCCGATTCGGCTTTGGTTTTCAGCAAGAAATTGTATGATGAGCATCCCGACTCGGCCAAATATGCCTATCTTTACGGCCGTTTGGTGGAAGGGTCGGTCGAGAAAATAGATCTGGGAAAGAAGGTGGTGGCGCTGGCCCCGAAGTGGCCGTTCGGGTATCGCCTGGTGGCCGCGACTTATGTGCAGTCGCTTCTCGGCGCGCAGAAAAAGGACCCGGCCGAAGATAAATTGAAAAAGAATCTTCCGGGGGATCTTCATTATATAAAGGATTTGGTTAAACTCGATTCCAATCAGGTCTATCCCTATCAGTTTGTTCTGGCCTATTATCTCTATAATAAAAGTTATGACTCGGCCCTGCAGACATTGCAGAGGGCGTCGGAACTGAAACTGGCGTGGCCGTCGCCGATCGATTATGCCTCGCTGTACGCCGCCATGGGACGGTACCCTGACGCTCAAAAGGCGGTGGAGGCGTATATCGATATGGGTATCTCTCAGGGGCAGATGGATCCGCAGGAGAAAGATTCGTATATCGACCAGATTTATACCAGCGCCCTGCAGGGAGTGCATGCCTATAAAGAGGCGCTGGATTTTAAACTGGCCCGGACCGCCTCGCCCGACAGTTCGGCGTCATACGACATCGCCTGCCTTTACGCCTTAAGCGGCGACAAGGAAAAGGCCTTTGAGTACCTGACCCGGGCCGGCGATTTGAAATGGAGCGAGATCGAGCAAGTCAAGGGGGATTCCGATCTGGTTTCGCTTCATTCCGATCCCCGCTGGGCAAAAATTCTGGCAGTCTTTGAGGCCAACTATGATGCCGGGATCGGCGGCCGCAAGGCGGCGGCTTTGGCGATGATAACCGATCAGGAGGCCCCGCTCTGGACCCTTATCGATGATAATGGCAATGCGGTCAGTCTGGCCGACTTGAAAGGGAAAGTGGTGGTGCTTGATTTCTGGGCGACATGGTGTGTCTATTGCAAAATGGCGATGCCTCTAATAGACGAGTTCACGAAGGAAAAGGCGGCCGATAACAATGTTCGTGTTTTTGCTGTCGATGTTTTCGAGAAGGGGCAGAACAAGGTTCATAATTTCTACCGCGAGAAAGGGTACAATATGACCCTTCTCTACGGCAATGATGAACTGCCGCGCGCCTATGGATTCCGCGGCATACCGTATATCTGCGTGATCGATAAAAACGGGCGGATCAGGTATATTGAATCAGGATACAGCCCGGATTTGAAAGAAAAATTAACCTGGTGGACCGAGGATTTATTGAAATTATGA